A genome region from Clostridium pasteurianum includes the following:
- a CDS encoding CsxC family protein encodes MDNNQGCEVSDPICSAAVIRPTTLEQAENFPVRPGKYKLPVVLSEFVIQIDVEAKVRLNFPSYEIKRIEKQVFLTQCRYIGGTDKVFIAGYIRKNIEYASRNCTTRSGISGVINDQVVHVPFKCVTRVFFNGARPRVTPNFQPDVTRYFDKRRMGKNIREADRASYERFNEPVYCELEWSKIFDADIDDRGSSVDSLPNEEEFREFTDKSVVYIKIKLLQNQQVWDHSKHYEKHECKHDKKDDKKYDEEDYGEYDEEYGGGYDEEYDLKDDEKDENNTKSKFYNYNNYKWHGIPDYYTRK; translated from the coding sequence ATGGATAATAATCAGGGTTGCGAAGTTTCAGATCCAATCTGTAGTGCAGCAGTTATAAGACCAACTACGCTTGAGCAGGCAGAAAATTTTCCTGTAAGACCAGGAAAATATAAGTTACCTGTTGTTTTATCTGAATTTGTTATTCAGATAGATGTAGAAGCTAAAGTAAGATTAAATTTCCCATCATATGAAATAAAGAGAATAGAAAAACAAGTTTTTCTTACTCAATGCAGATATATTGGAGGAACAGACAAAGTATTTATAGCTGGATATATAAGAAAAAATATAGAATATGCTTCTAGAAATTGTACAACAAGATCTGGAATAAGTGGAGTGATTAACGATCAGGTGGTTCATGTTCCATTTAAATGTGTAACTAGAGTATTTTTTAATGGAGCTCGTCCTAGAGTTACCCCTAATTTTCAGCCAGATGTAACAAGATATTTTGATAAAAGAAGAATGGGCAAAAATATAAGAGAAGCTGATAGAGCAAGTTATGAAAGGTTTAATGAACCAGTATATTGTGAACTTGAATGGTCTAAAATCTTTGATGCAGATATTGACGATAGAGGATCTTCAGTTGATTCTTTACCAAATGAAGAAGAATTTAGAGAGTTTACAGATAAATCTGTTGTTTATATAAAAATAAAACTTCTTCAAAATCAGCAAGTATGGGATCATAGTAAGCATTATGAAAAACATGAGTGTAAACATGATAAAAAAGATGATAAAAAATACGATGAAGAAGATTATGGAGAATACGATGAAGAATACGGCGGAGGATATGATGAAGAATACGATTTAAAAGACGACGAAAAGGATGAAAATAATACAAAAAGTAAATTTTATAACTATAATAATTATAAATGGCATGGAATACCAGACTATTATACAAGAAAGTAA
- a CDS encoding DEAD/DEAH box helicase yields MNRNEMLQIFNESISGKNQTKGLRVLNNDLVSDATIEEQDDYININGRVISESLFNQYNTRIKIDCTDKSIASTYCSCSDYENHESKKNYCCKHLIATFYKVLDELIKSPSLNKKKEIKANRNGKLKDTLSLLLGDENLKEELKIEVYVNRDKWNSKIYFELKIGTKDMNSNGLYILKDINSFLLAIYQNIPIPYGKKLILNMKKQRLSVKDKKLVDFIQMIINIDRASYYSRKAKKAAVTGKYVYVPDYLVREFFQVIKNHRVYLNEGFNLNSEVEIIEENPPIGFSLKENKDDYVLSIPDGMPVSLSSKNDVFLYGVDIYIPNYEYCERINPYFEVFSRAKEVKLSRKSEGTILRKLIPNLKILSQNVRLSEDIRNKIVMAKCEFKFYFDRRNEKIILTTKVKYGTIEFNIFEDYKGKVIYRDSRRETEVLELLRQLRFEQVQNKFVLGFGEDYAFTFFKTEIFRLQNVGEVFYSENFRGIKHINSNNISGNIRTGKYNYFEMEFKIADIPPIETVNILRAFRNNLKYYKLKSGEFIDLEDIEIKKFLKLIDSIAPKKIENNRVEISKSKSVYIDEYIEENDIRYIKGKSELEEVRDKFKDVKKLKFKEPEKLQGSLRKYQRVGYNWLKTLDYFGFGGILGDEMGLGKTLQVITFLLSNVSKKTLIVVPTSLVYNWIQEFDKFAPTMRTAAVNGTKSERKLIIKNIEKFDVLITTYNLLKRDFDLYENLQFDYCILDEAQYIKNPHSQSAVTVKKVKASNRFALSGTPVENSVMELWSIFDFIMPGYLYDENRFSVRYYKKLKEDPAVIEDLNKLIKPFILRRKKNEVIKELPPKIEKIVTVSMDNKQKKVYKTYADYAINLIEKKVQLDEFKNSKIEILAYITKLRQICLDPSVIMEDYKGGSAKIEALVEILSQSIDEGHKTLVFSQFTSVLKNIASRLEDEKIEYSYLDGTISSKNRMKIVDDFNNGSNPVFLISLKAGGTGLNLTSADVVIHFDPWWNPAVEDQATDRAHRIGQHNTVEVIKLIAQGTIEEKIITLQKDKRELAENLLGDELSSDKNLTALTDEDIISLFE; encoded by the coding sequence ATGAATAGAAATGAAATGCTTCAGATATTCAATGAAAGTATATCAGGCAAGAATCAGACTAAAGGACTTAGAGTGCTTAATAATGATTTAGTTTCTGATGCAACTATCGAAGAGCAAGATGACTATATAAACATAAATGGAAGAGTTATATCTGAAAGCCTTTTTAACCAATATAATACGAGAATAAAGATAGATTGTACAGATAAAAGTATAGCATCAACTTATTGTAGTTGTTCTGATTATGAGAACCATGAGTCCAAAAAAAATTACTGCTGTAAGCATTTAATAGCAACTTTTTATAAGGTACTCGATGAACTTATAAAGAGCCCAAGTTTAAACAAGAAAAAAGAAATAAAAGCAAATAGAAATGGCAAATTAAAGGATACTTTATCACTTCTTTTAGGGGATGAGAACTTAAAAGAGGAGCTTAAAATAGAGGTATATGTAAACAGAGATAAATGGAATAGTAAAATTTATTTTGAGCTTAAAATAGGCACAAAAGATATGAATTCAAATGGTCTATACATATTAAAGGATATAAATAGTTTTCTTTTAGCTATATATCAAAATATACCAATACCGTATGGTAAAAAGCTTATCCTAAATATGAAAAAGCAAAGGCTTTCAGTTAAGGACAAAAAGCTTGTTGATTTTATTCAGATGATTATAAATATCGATAGAGCATCTTACTATTCACGAAAGGCAAAAAAAGCGGCGGTAACTGGTAAATATGTTTATGTTCCCGATTATCTTGTGAGGGAATTTTTTCAGGTTATAAAAAATCATAGAGTATATTTAAATGAAGGGTTTAATTTAAATTCAGAGGTGGAAATTATAGAGGAAAATCCACCTATAGGATTCTCTCTAAAAGAAAATAAAGATGACTATGTTTTAAGTATTCCAGATGGAATGCCTGTATCGCTTAGCTCAAAGAATGATGTGTTTTTATATGGAGTTGATATATACATACCTAATTATGAGTACTGTGAGAGAATAAATCCATATTTCGAGGTATTTAGTAGAGCAAAAGAGGTTAAATTGTCACGCAAAAGTGAAGGTACTATACTAAGAAAATTAATACCTAATCTAAAGATATTATCACAAAATGTACGGCTTTCGGAAGATATACGGAATAAGATAGTAATGGCAAAATGTGAATTTAAATTTTACTTTGATAGAAGAAATGAAAAAATTATACTTACGACAAAGGTTAAATATGGAACCATTGAGTTTAATATATTTGAAGATTATAAAGGAAAAGTAATTTACAGAGATTCAAGAAGAGAAACTGAGGTGCTGGAGCTCTTAAGGCAGCTTAGATTTGAACAAGTCCAAAATAAGTTTGTTTTAGGGTTTGGAGAAGATTATGCTTTTACTTTTTTTAAGACTGAAATATTTAGATTGCAAAATGTAGGTGAGGTATTTTATTCTGAAAATTTCAGAGGTATAAAACATATTAATAGCAATAATATAAGTGGAAATATAAGAACTGGCAAGTACAATTACTTTGAAATGGAATTTAAAATAGCCGATATACCACCTATAGAAACGGTAAATATATTAAGAGCTTTTCGCAATAATTTAAAATATTATAAGCTTAAAAGTGGTGAATTTATTGATCTTGAAGATATTGAGATTAAGAAGTTTTTGAAGCTTATAGATTCAATTGCACCTAAAAAGATTGAAAATAACAGGGTAGAAATATCTAAGAGCAAGAGTGTTTATATTGATGAGTACATAGAAGAAAATGATATTAGATATATTAAAGGGAAAAGCGAGTTAGAAGAAGTTAGGGACAAATTCAAGGACGTTAAAAAGCTTAAATTTAAGGAACCTGAAAAATTGCAGGGAAGTCTTAGAAAATATCAAAGGGTTGGCTATAACTGGCTTAAAACTCTTGACTATTTTGGCTTTGGAGGAATACTTGGAGATGAGATGGGACTTGGAAAAACTCTTCAGGTAATCACATTTTTATTGTCCAATGTAAGTAAAAAGACTTTAATTGTAGTGCCTACTTCGTTAGTATATAATTGGATTCAAGAGTTTGATAAGTTTGCACCAACTATGAGAACCGCAGCCGTCAATGGTACAAAAAGCGAAAGAAAATTAATAATTAAAAACATAGAAAAATTTGATGTACTTATAACAACATATAATCTTTTAAAGAGGGATTTTGATTTATATGAAAACCTTCAGTTTGATTATTGCATATTAGATGAGGCTCAGTATATAAAAAATCCGCATTCTCAAAGTGCAGTTACTGTAAAAAAGGTAAAAGCATCAAATAGATTTGCGCTGTCAGGTACACCTGTGGAGAATTCAGTTATGGAGCTTTGGTCTATATTCGATTTTATAATGCCAGGATACCTTTATGATGAAAATAGGTTCAGCGTTAGATATTATAAAAAGCTAAAAGAGGATCCTGCTGTAATTGAAGATTTAAATAAACTTATAAAACCATTTATTTTGAGAAGAAAGAAAAATGAAGTTATAAAAGAACTTCCGCCTAAAATAGAAAAAATAGTAACTGTTAGCATGGATAATAAGCAGAAAAAAGTTTATAAGACTTATGCTGATTATGCAATTAATTTAATTGAGAAAAAGGTTCAGCTTGATGAATTTAAAAATAGTAAAATAGAGATACTTGCGTATATAACAAAGCTCAGACAAATATGCCTTGACCCTTCTGTTATTATGGAGGATTATAAGGGAGGTAGTGCCAAAATTGAGGCACTTGTAGAAATCCTCAGTCAAAGTATAGATGAAGGACATAAGACTCTTGTATTCTCACAGTTTACTTCTGTATTAAAGAATATAGCCTCAAGATTAGAGGACGAGAAAATAGAATATAGTTATCTTGATGGGACAATATCTTCTAAAAATAGAATGAAAATAGTAGATGATTTTAATAATGGCTCAAATCCTGTTTTCTTAATAAGTTTAAAGGCAGGGGGAACAGGCCTTAATCTCACGTCTGCTGATGTAGTCATTCATTTTGATCCATGGTGGAATCCAGCAGTTGAAGATCAGGCAACAGATAGAGCACATAGAATAGGCCAGCATAATACTGTAGAGGTTATAAAACTAATAGCTCAGGGTACTATTGAAGAAAAGATCATAACTCTCCAGAAGGATAAGAGAGAACTTGCTGAAAATCTTTTAGGTGATGAACTCTCAAGTGATAAAAATCTTACCGCATTAACTGATGAGGATATTATTAGTCTCTTTGAATAA
- a CDS encoding VanZ family protein, whose product MNIMISSIVSIFIVTMINIFLSRSSKHIRNKIRWQHYLFGYFFILYLVISLKLVGFPSLSEWQILLQLNKPIFNPHINLMPFKVGFEFTDILNIVLFIPFGFLLPALWTRYRKLLWTVCYGAIFSLTIEISQLFVSSRETDINDLIMNILGTMCGFVFFNIMRKIFYKLANRTAVNICSKDTLGIKLEPYLYVIIAIICTFCFGSI is encoded by the coding sequence ATGAATATAATGATAAGCAGCATAGTATCTATTTTTATAGTAACTATGATAAATATTTTCTTAAGTAGAAGTAGTAAGCATATTAGAAATAAAATAAGATGGCAGCATTACTTATTTGGATATTTTTTTATATTGTATCTTGTAATTTCTTTAAAATTAGTAGGATTCCCTTCTCTATCTGAATGGCAAATATTATTACAATTAAATAAGCCAATATTTAATCCTCATATAAATTTGATGCCATTTAAGGTCGGATTTGAATTTACAGATATACTTAATATAGTGCTTTTTATACCTTTTGGATTTCTATTGCCAGCTTTATGGACAAGATACCGTAAATTACTGTGGACAGTATGTTATGGAGCAATTTTCTCTCTTACTATTGAAATTAGCCAATTATTTGTAAGTTCTCGTGAAACTGATATCAATGATCTAATAATGAATATTCTAGGTACTATGTGTGGATTTGTGTTTTTTAATATTATGAGAAAGATATTTTATAAACTTGCGAATAGAACAGCAGTTAATATTTGTTCCAAGGACACCCTAGGTATTAAATTAGAACCTTATTTATACGTTATTATTGCAATTATATGTACTTTTTGTTTTGGTAGTATATAA
- a CDS encoding iron-containing alcohol dehydrogenase: MQNFDYSIPTKIFFGKGKISVIGEEIKKYATKILIVYGGGSIKRNGIYDKTVEILKKNNISFCELSGVEPNPRIESVKKGVNICRENNVELVLAIGGGSTIDCAKVIAAGYYYDGDAWDIVKDPSKIKKVLPIASILTLAATGSEMDRFAVITNMKTNEKLGTAHEDMKPKFSVLDPTYTFTVPKGQTAAGTADIMSHIFEEYFSGVKGAYVQDKISEGLLKTCIKYGKIAIDDPENYEARANLMWASSLAINDLIALGKDRKWCCHPIEHELSAFYDITHGVGLAILTPNWMEYILNDDTLYKFVEYGVNVWDIDKNKDKYEIAHEAINKTREYFDSLGIPSTLKAVGIGEEKLEIMANEAIKNAKGSLGSLRPIDADDVLKILKKSL, translated from the coding sequence ATGCAAAATTTTGACTATTCTATACCAACGAAAATTTTTTTTGGTAAAGGAAAGATAAGCGTAATAGGCGAAGAAATAAAAAAATATGCTACAAAAATACTTATAGTTTACGGTGGTGGAAGCATAAAGAGAAATGGAATATATGATAAAACGGTAGAAATACTAAAGAAAAATAATATCAGTTTTTGTGAACTTTCTGGTGTAGAACCTAACCCTAGGATAGAAAGTGTAAAAAAGGGAGTTAATATATGCAGAGAAAATAATGTGGAATTAGTACTTGCAATAGGAGGGGGCAGTACTATAGACTGTGCTAAGGTTATTGCAGCAGGATATTATTATGACGGTGATGCTTGGGATATAGTGAAAGATCCATCTAAAATAAAAAAGGTTCTTCCAATTGCAAGTATACTTACTCTTGCAGCTACAGGCTCTGAAATGGATAGATTTGCAGTAATAACAAACATGAAAACAAATGAAAAGCTAGGTACTGCACATGAAGATATGAAGCCTAAATTTTCAGTACTAGATCCTACATATACTTTTACAGTACCTAAGGGACAAACAGCAGCAGGGACAGCTGATATTATGAGTCATATTTTTGAGGAATATTTTAGCGGTGTAAAAGGTGCTTATGTTCAGGACAAAATATCAGAAGGACTTTTAAAAACATGCATAAAGTATGGAAAGATAGCTATTGATGATCCAGAAAATTATGAAGCAAGAGCTAATCTTATGTGGGCATCAAGCCTTGCAATAAATGATCTTATAGCACTTGGAAAAGATAGAAAATGGTGCTGCCATCCTATAGAGCATGAACTTAGTGCATTTTATGATATAACTCATGGAGTTGGACTTGCAATATTAACTCCAAATTGGATGGAATATATTTTAAATGATGATACTTTATATAAGTTTGTTGAGTATGGAGTAAATGTTTGGGATATAGATAAAAATAAAGACAAATATGAAATAGCACATGAAGCTATAAATAAAACTAGGGAATATTTTGATTCTTTGGGCATTCCTTCTACACTTAAGGCAGTTGGAATAGGAGAAGAAAAGTTAGAAATAATGGCAAATGAGGCAATTAAAAATGCAAAAGGTTCTCTTGGAAGTTTAAGGCCAATAGATGCTGATGATGTTTTGAAAATATTAAAAAAATCACTATAG
- the bdhB gene encoding NADH-dependent butanol dehydrogenase BdhB, with translation MVEFEYSIPTKIFFGKDKINVLGKEVKKYGSRVLMVYGGGSIKRNGIYDKAVSILKENGISFCELQGVEPNPRITTVQKGIDLCRKNNVELVLAVGGGSAIDCAKAIAAGYYYDGDPWDVVLDSSKIKKVLPIASVLTIAATGSEMDSWAVINNMDTHEKLIAAHPDLAPKFSILDPTYTFTVPQSQTAAGTADIMSHIFEVYFSPTKTAYLQDRMAEALLKTCIKYGKIALEDPCNYEARANLMWASSLAINGLLTYGKDTNWSVHLMEHELSAFYDITHGVGLAILTPNWMDYILNSDTLYKFVEYGVNVWGIDKNKDNYEIAYEAIKKTKDYFVNTLGIPETLSEVGIGEENLEVMAKESVKLSGGTIGNLMPVNADDVLKIFKKSLK, from the coding sequence GTGGTTGAATTTGAATATTCTATACCAACTAAAATTTTTTTTGGTAAAGACAAAATCAATGTTTTAGGCAAGGAAGTTAAAAAGTATGGTTCAAGAGTACTTATGGTTTATGGAGGAGGAAGCATAAAAAGAAATGGAATATATGATAAAGCTGTAAGTATATTAAAAGAAAATGGAATTAGTTTTTGTGAACTCCAAGGAGTAGAACCAAATCCAAGGATAACAACAGTACAAAAGGGAATTGATTTATGTAGAAAAAACAATGTTGAATTAGTATTAGCTGTAGGTGGTGGAAGTGCAATAGACTGCGCAAAAGCAATAGCAGCTGGATACTATTACGATGGAGATCCATGGGATGTAGTTTTAGATAGTTCTAAAATAAAAAAAGTGCTCCCTATTGCAAGTGTGCTTACTATTGCAGCAACAGGATCAGAAATGGATTCTTGGGCTGTAATAAATAATATGGATACTCATGAAAAGCTTATTGCTGCACATCCTGATTTGGCACCTAAGTTTTCAATATTAGATCCAACATATACTTTTACAGTACCTCAAAGTCAAACAGCAGCAGGGACAGCAGATATTATGAGCCATATTTTTGAAGTGTATTTTAGTCCTACAAAAACAGCTTATCTTCAGGATAGAATGGCAGAAGCCCTTTTAAAAACATGCATCAAATATGGCAAAATTGCACTTGAAGATCCTTGTAATTATGAGGCTAGAGCAAATTTAATGTGGGCATCAAGTCTTGCAATAAATGGACTTTTAACTTATGGAAAGGACACTAACTGGAGTGTACATTTGATGGAGCATGAACTTAGTGCTTTTTACGATATAACTCATGGAGTTGGACTTGCTATTTTGACACCTAATTGGATGGATTATATTTTAAACAGTGATACACTATATAAGTTTGTAGAATATGGTGTAAACGTATGGGGAATAGATAAGAACAAGGATAATTATGAAATTGCTTATGAAGCTATAAAAAAGACTAAGGATTATTTTGTCAATACATTAGGAATTCCAGAAACCCTAAGTGAAGTTGGAATTGGAGAAGAAAACCTAGAAGTAATGGCAAAAGAGTCTGTAAAACTAAGCGGAGGAACCATAGGAAATCTTATGCCTGTAAATGCAGACGATGTACTTAAAATATTTAAGAAGTCACTTAAATAA
- a CDS encoding M15 family metallopeptidase: protein MKKLILSLVLISTILASTIIIYNNQASKKIANTKTQIGKTKKKPSVSKKQKAKIVKRQNILIVNKQSKLSGNYVPQNLRVPNVKFISYAAPNVRQMEGEAATALENMFNAASKDGFTLLAVSGYRDYNYQQKLYTEKVKRDGKAEADKYVAEPGTSEHQTGLAMDLLSTEYTSLDDGFVNTKSYKWLQQNCGKYGFIIRYPKDKENITKYNFEPWHVRFVGLPASNTIMTKNITLEEYLNEQNNSDLEH from the coding sequence ATGAAAAAATTAATATTGTCACTTGTACTTATCAGTACAATATTGGCTTCAACTATTATTATATATAACAATCAAGCAAGTAAAAAAATAGCAAATACTAAAACTCAAATTGGTAAAACGAAAAAAAAGCCCAGTGTATCTAAAAAACAAAAAGCTAAAATAGTAAAAAGACAAAATATATTAATTGTAAATAAGCAAAGTAAACTATCAGGGAACTACGTACCACAAAACCTAAGAGTTCCAAACGTAAAATTCATAAGCTATGCAGCTCCAAACGTAAGGCAAATGGAAGGAGAGGCTGCCACAGCACTTGAAAATATGTTTAATGCAGCTTCAAAGGATGGATTTACACTTTTAGCTGTGTCTGGATACAGAGATTACAATTATCAGCAAAAACTTTACACAGAAAAAGTTAAAAGGGACGGAAAAGCTGAGGCTGACAAATACGTAGCTGAACCAGGAACTAGTGAACATCAAACAGGTCTTGCAATGGACTTATTATCAACTGAGTATACTTCCCTAGATGATGGTTTTGTGAATACAAAGTCTTACAAATGGCTTCAACAAAACTGCGGAAAATATGGTTTTATAATACGATACCCTAAAGACAAAGAAAATATTACAAAATACAATTTTGAGCCATGGCATGTACGATTTGTTGGTTTACCAGCATCTAATACAATCATGACTAAAAACATTACTTTAGAAGAATATTTAAATGAACAAAATAACAGTGATTTGGAACATTAA